The proteins below are encoded in one region of Ereboglobus luteus:
- a CDS encoding co-chaperone GroES → MAKIKIKPVGDRVLVKHIEEKEQVRGGIIIPDSAKEKPQEAEVIALGSGKKDDSGKVVPFEVKVGDKVLISKYGGTEVKIDDEKYTLVREDDILGIFA, encoded by the coding sequence ATGGCCAAAATCAAAATCAAGCCTGTCGGTGATCGCGTCCTCGTGAAGCACATCGAAGAAAAAGAACAAGTCCGCGGCGGCATCATCATTCCCGATTCCGCCAAGGAAAAACCGCAGGAGGCCGAAGTCATCGCGCTCGGCTCCGGCAAGAAAGACGACAGCGGCAAAGTCGTTCCCTTCGAAGTGAAGGTCGGCGACAAGGTCCTCATCAGCAAATACGGCGGAACCGAGGTCAAAATCGACGACGAGAAATACACCCTCGTCCGCGAAGACGACATCCTCGGCATCTTCGCCTAA
- the groL gene encoding chaperonin GroEL (60 kDa chaperone family; promotes refolding of misfolded polypeptides especially under stressful conditions; forms two stacked rings of heptamers to form a barrel-shaped 14mer; ends can be capped by GroES; misfolded proteins enter the barrel where they are refolded when GroES binds) has protein sequence MAAKQLLFDEAARQKMLKGVELLSKAVKATLGPKGRNVVIDKKFGSPTVTKDGVSVAKEIELPDPYENMGAQMVKEVASKTSDAAGDGTTTATVLAEAIYKEGLKHVTAGANPIFLKRGIDKAVTAAVAELKKQSKKVSDTEEVRQVATVSANWDTEIGQIIADAMNKVGKDGTITVEEAKSIETTLDVVEGMQFDKGYISPYFATNNDTLEAVLEDAYVLIHEKKISNLQEFLPLLQTVAKTGKQFLIIAEEVEGEALAALVVNKIRGTINVCAVKAPGFGDRRKAMLEDIAILTGGKCITEDLGLKLENLTIADLGKAKRIVVDKENTTIVQGAGKSSDIQGRVKQIRRQIDETTSDYDREKLQERLAKLAGGVAVINVGAATEVEMKEKKARVEDALHATRAAVEEGIVAGGGVALLRTAKAIDALELDGDEKIGSQIVRRAIAHPLKQLCANAGIDGGVVVKEVLGSKGAIGYNVATDKFEDLVKAGVVDPTMVTRTALQNAASIAGLLLTTECMITDIPEKEKAAPAMPPGGGMDY, from the coding sequence ATGGCAGCCAAACAACTCCTCTTCGACGAAGCCGCACGCCAGAAAATGCTCAAGGGCGTCGAGCTTCTCTCCAAAGCCGTCAAGGCCACGCTCGGTCCCAAGGGCCGCAACGTCGTCATCGACAAAAAATTCGGCTCTCCCACCGTCACCAAGGACGGCGTGAGCGTCGCCAAGGAAATCGAGCTCCCCGATCCCTATGAAAACATGGGCGCGCAAATGGTGAAGGAAGTCGCCTCCAAGACCTCCGACGCCGCGGGCGACGGCACCACCACCGCCACCGTCCTCGCCGAGGCCATCTACAAGGAAGGCCTCAAGCACGTCACCGCCGGCGCCAACCCGATCTTCCTCAAGCGCGGCATCGACAAGGCCGTCACCGCCGCCGTCGCCGAGCTCAAGAAACAATCCAAGAAAGTCAGCGACACCGAGGAAGTGCGTCAGGTCGCCACTGTCTCCGCCAACTGGGACACCGAGATTGGCCAGATCATCGCCGACGCCATGAACAAGGTCGGCAAGGACGGCACCATCACCGTCGAGGAGGCCAAGTCCATCGAAACCACCCTCGATGTCGTCGAAGGCATGCAGTTCGACAAAGGCTACATCTCGCCCTACTTCGCCACCAACAACGACACGCTCGAAGCAGTCCTCGAGGACGCCTACGTGCTCATCCACGAGAAGAAGATTTCCAACCTCCAGGAATTTCTTCCCCTCCTCCAGACCGTCGCCAAGACCGGCAAGCAATTCCTCATCATCGCCGAGGAAGTCGAAGGCGAAGCCCTCGCCGCGCTCGTCGTGAACAAAATCCGCGGCACCATCAACGTGTGCGCCGTCAAGGCCCCCGGCTTCGGCGACCGCCGCAAAGCCATGCTCGAGGACATCGCCATCCTCACCGGCGGCAAGTGCATCACCGAGGACCTCGGCCTCAAACTCGAGAACCTCACCATCGCCGACCTCGGCAAAGCCAAGCGCATCGTCGTTGACAAGGAAAACACCACCATCGTCCAAGGCGCCGGCAAGTCGTCCGACATCCAGGGCCGCGTGAAACAAATCCGCCGCCAGATCGACGAAACCACCAGCGACTACGACCGCGAGAAACTCCAGGAGCGCCTCGCCAAGCTCGCCGGCGGCGTCGCCGTCATCAATGTCGGCGCGGCCACCGAAGTCGAGATGAAGGAAAAGAAAGCCCGCGTCGAGGACGCCCTCCACGCCACGCGCGCCGCGGTTGAGGAAGGCATCGTCGCCGGCGGCGGCGTCGCCCTCCTGCGCACCGCCAAGGCAATCGACGCCCTCGAACTCGACGGCGACGAAAAGATCGGCTCGCAAATCGTGCGCCGCGCCATCGCGCACCCCCTCAAGCAACTCTGCGCCAACGCCGGCATCGACGGCGGCGTGGTTGTGAAGGAAGTGCTCGGCTCGAAAGGCGCGATCGGCTACAACGTGGCGACAGACAAGTTCGAGGACCTCGTGAAAGCCGGTGTTGTTGACCCGACGATGGTCACCCGCACGGCGCTGCAGAACGCGGCCTCGATCGCCGGCCTGCTCCTCACCACCGAGTGCATGATCACGGACATTCCTGAAAAGGAAAAAGCCGCTCCCGCCATGCCCCCTGGCGGCGGAATGGACTACTAA
- a CDS encoding SOS response-associated peptidase, translating to MCCRYMLLGDHARDLLAAAGIPDEEGDTAYPGDNYNIAPSSKIKVVRAKPGRVKRERECVSLHWGLRWHGAGVQRTSTPPIVNVRAESLLSKAGFRDALMSRRCLIPASGFYEWEKAGRARFPWLFQLRDERPFFLAGIWDSSPDRDANGACAIITTEPNNVMRPIHHRMPMIVPPEDATRWLDGDARDGMSTLLLLPFEDALMRARRVSSHVNNTRNAGPECVAPPAADDEPDGRQGMLF from the coding sequence ATGTGCTGCCGTTACATGCTTTTGGGAGACCATGCGCGGGATCTTCTCGCGGCGGCGGGCATTCCCGACGAGGAGGGCGACACCGCGTATCCAGGCGACAACTACAACATCGCGCCGTCGTCGAAAATAAAAGTGGTCCGGGCAAAACCGGGGCGCGTGAAACGCGAGCGCGAATGCGTGTCGCTGCACTGGGGATTGCGATGGCATGGCGCCGGGGTGCAGCGGACGAGCACGCCGCCGATTGTGAATGTGCGCGCGGAGTCGCTGCTCTCGAAAGCGGGGTTTCGCGATGCGCTGATGTCGCGCCGTTGCCTGATTCCCGCGAGTGGTTTTTATGAATGGGAAAAGGCCGGGCGGGCGCGTTTTCCGTGGCTTTTTCAGTTGAGGGATGAACGTCCGTTTTTTCTGGCGGGCATCTGGGACAGCTCGCCCGACCGCGACGCGAACGGGGCGTGCGCAATCATCACGACGGAGCCAAACAACGTGATGCGCCCGATCCATCACCGCATGCCAATGATCGTGCCGCCCGAAGACGCAACCAGGTGGCTCGACGGCGATGCGCGAGACGGCATGAGCACGTTATTATTGCTGCCTTTCGAGGATGCGTTGATGCGCGCGAGGCGCGTTTCAAGCCATGTAAACAACACGCGCAACGCAGGCCCGGAGTGCGTCGCCCCGCCCGCGGCTGATGACGAGCCCGACGGGCGGCAGGGAATGTTGTTTTGA
- a CDS encoding tRNA threonylcarbamoyladenosine dehydratase: MTKLSQNYQDRFGGAGRLFGREGLSRLHDAHVCVVGVGGVGSWTVEGLARSGVGALTLIDLDDVCVTNVNRQLPAIEGEIGRPKVDVLARRMRLINPEIRVETLPEFFTSATAERMLATRFDCVIDAIDSVTNKALLIASCAQRGLACVTVGGAGGKRDASAIRTGDLGESVSDDLLRLVRKKLRRDHGFARGEGHRYGVRCVYSAEKPVYPWADGTCSTEQEPGSNLKLDCESGFGTAVFVTGAFGLAAAGEAVRLIAELPRETSGA, translated from the coding sequence ATGACAAAACTTTCCCAGAACTATCAGGACCGTTTCGGCGGTGCGGGACGATTATTCGGACGCGAGGGACTGTCGCGTTTGCACGACGCGCATGTGTGCGTGGTGGGCGTGGGCGGCGTGGGCTCCTGGACGGTCGAGGGCCTGGCGCGCTCGGGTGTCGGCGCGCTCACGCTCATCGATCTCGACGATGTGTGCGTGACCAATGTGAACCGTCAGCTGCCCGCAATCGAGGGCGAGATCGGACGGCCCAAGGTCGACGTGCTTGCGCGGCGCATGCGGCTGATCAATCCGGAAATCCGCGTCGAAACACTGCCGGAGTTTTTTACCTCGGCAACAGCGGAGCGAATGCTTGCGACACGCTTTGATTGCGTGATCGACGCGATTGACTCGGTGACAAACAAGGCGCTGCTCATCGCAAGTTGCGCGCAACGCGGACTCGCCTGCGTGACGGTGGGCGGCGCGGGCGGCAAGCGTGACGCGAGCGCGATCCGCACGGGCGACCTCGGCGAATCCGTCAGCGATGATTTGTTGCGGCTGGTGCGAAAAAAATTGCGCCGCGACCACGGGTTCGCGCGCGGCGAGGGACACCGCTACGGCGTGCGCTGCGTGTATTCGGCGGAGAAGCCGGTTTATCCGTGGGCGGACGGCACATGCTCGACCGAGCAGGAGCCGGGGAGCAACCTCAAGCTCGATTGCGAGAGCGGCTTTGGCACGGCGGTGTTTGTGACAGGGGCGTTCGGCCTCGCGGCGGCGGGCGAAGCCGTGAGGCTCATTGCGGAATTGCCACGGGAAACTTCAGGCGCTTAA
- a CDS encoding nucleotide pyrophosphohydrolase has translation MKSLNDDKTTVAELKARILAFVHEREWEQFHAPKNLSMALAAEAGELMEHFLWAEAGASRDIAKNDPARRKKIEEELADVIIYALEFANATGIDVAAAIESKMEANGKKYPVEKARGRSEKYTEL, from the coding sequence ATGAAATCACTGAATGATGATAAGACAACGGTGGCCGAGCTTAAGGCGCGCATCCTCGCGTTCGTGCACGAGCGCGAGTGGGAGCAGTTTCACGCGCCCAAAAACCTGAGCATGGCGCTCGCCGCGGAGGCGGGCGAATTGATGGAGCATTTTCTCTGGGCCGAGGCCGGCGCGTCCCGCGACATTGCAAAAAATGATCCGGCCCGGCGCAAAAAGATCGAGGAGGAGCTCGCCGATGTGATCATCTACGCGCTTGAGTTTGCAAACGCGACCGGCATCGACGTGGCGGCGGCGATCGAATCAAAGATGGAGGCCAACGGAAAAAAATACCCGGTCGAGAAGGCGCGCGGGCGCTCGGAAAAATACACGGAACTGTGA